Proteins co-encoded in one Streptomyces sp. NBC_01283 genomic window:
- the thiM gene encoding hydroxyethylthiazole kinase, with product MADVIASLRSSAPLVHCLTNVVVSQFTANVLLAAGASPAMVHSPQEAGALARVAGGVLVNLGTVTSATAEAMRIAVKEAAGAGRPWVLDPVAVGALPWRTGLARELLESAPPAVIRGNASEILALDSGGTGGRGVDSTDAPEAALAAAGALGRRYGCAVAVSGPEDVLTDGTRVVRVANGHPLLQRVTGTGCSLGALVAACTAVTGDALLAATAATGLLTVAAESAATRSTGPGTFAVALIDALYELSPDRLAEALNLR from the coding sequence GTGGCCGACGTGATCGCGTCGCTGCGGAGCTCCGCACCCCTTGTGCACTGCCTGACCAACGTCGTGGTGTCGCAGTTCACCGCGAACGTGCTGCTCGCGGCGGGGGCCTCCCCCGCGATGGTGCACAGCCCGCAGGAGGCCGGAGCACTGGCCCGGGTGGCCGGGGGCGTCCTGGTCAACCTGGGGACGGTCACGTCCGCGACGGCCGAGGCGATGCGCATCGCGGTCAAAGAAGCGGCCGGGGCCGGGCGCCCGTGGGTGCTCGACCCGGTGGCGGTCGGCGCGCTGCCCTGGCGCACCGGCCTGGCCCGCGAACTCCTGGAGAGCGCGCCGCCAGCGGTCATTCGCGGCAATGCTTCCGAGATCCTGGCGCTGGACAGCGGCGGCACGGGCGGGCGCGGCGTGGACAGTACGGATGCCCCCGAGGCGGCGCTGGCCGCGGCCGGCGCGCTGGGCCGGCGCTACGGCTGCGCGGTCGCCGTGAGCGGTCCGGAAGACGTCCTTACCGACGGGACGCGCGTGGTGCGTGTGGCCAATGGGCACCCGCTGCTGCAGCGGGTGACGGGAACCGGCTGCTCACTGGGCGCCCTGGTGGCTGCTTGCACGGCCGTCACCGGCGACGCGCTGCTGGCCGCCACTGCCGCGACGGGCCTGCTCACCGTGGCCGCGGAGAGCGCCGCCACGCGCTCGACGGGGCCCGGCACGTTCGCGGTCGCACTGATCGATGCGCTGTACGAACTCAGCCCCGACCGGCTCGCCGAGGCCCTCAACCTGCGCTGA
- the thiD gene encoding bifunctional hydroxymethylpyrimidine kinase/phosphomethylpyrimidine kinase, with protein sequence MTSPPIALSIAASDPSGGAGIQADLKAFSANGAYGTAVLTALTAQNTQGVTGIHAVPAAFVTEQLDTLFADVRVDAVKIGMLADAAIAAAVADALERHRPRYVVLDPVMVSTSGHRLLEADAVSVLRERLLPLADLITPNLPEAGDLLGIAAAQNRTDAVEQARALLQAGAQRVLLKGGHHTHDAESVDILADATDATGATGALGAGVTELSAPRVDTRNTHGTGCTLSAAIAALRPQHDDWNTAVRAAKDYLTGALRAADTLHVGHGHGPVHHFHQYWS encoded by the coding sequence ATGACCAGCCCGCCCATCGCCCTCAGCATCGCCGCCAGCGACCCCTCCGGCGGCGCCGGCATCCAAGCCGACCTGAAGGCGTTCTCCGCCAACGGCGCTTACGGAACAGCCGTCCTGACCGCCCTGACCGCACAGAACACCCAGGGCGTCACCGGCATCCATGCCGTGCCTGCGGCGTTCGTCACCGAGCAGCTCGACACGCTGTTCGCCGACGTCCGGGTGGACGCCGTCAAGATCGGAATGCTGGCCGACGCCGCCATCGCCGCAGCCGTCGCGGACGCGCTGGAGCGCCACCGCCCCCGGTACGTCGTCCTGGACCCCGTCATGGTCTCGACCAGCGGTCACCGTCTCCTGGAGGCCGATGCGGTGAGCGTGCTGCGCGAGCGTCTCCTGCCCCTCGCCGACCTCATCACCCCCAACCTCCCCGAGGCCGGCGACCTCCTCGGCATCGCCGCCGCACAGAACCGCACCGACGCCGTCGAGCAGGCCCGCGCACTCCTCCAAGCCGGCGCCCAGCGTGTCCTGCTCAAGGGCGGCCACCACACGCACGACGCAGAATCCGTCGACATCCTCGCTGACGCCACCGACGCCACAGGAGCCACAGGCGCCTTGGGCGCGGGCGTCACCGAGCTGTCCGCGCCTCGCGTGGACACACGCAACACCCATGGCACCGGCTGCACCCTCTCCGCCGCGATCGCCGCCCTCCGCCCGCAGCACGACGACTGGAACACCGCTGTCCGCGCCGCGAAGGACTACCTGACCGGGGCCCTGCGCGCGGCCGACACCCTGCACGTCGGCCACGGTCACGGTCCTGTCCACCACTTCCACCAGTACTGGAGCTGA
- the tenA gene encoding thiaminase II — MTTTFCDELWTATAEIRSAIDKLPFLTGLGDGTLDREKFVYYLAQDALYLRDYARALASAAAKADRPQDIAFFAKSAHDAVVVESSLHQSNVVDVDAWAPSPTCTGYTSYLLSVAHTQGYPELAAAVLPCFWIYAEVGRGLLEQAGDLAAHPYGDWIATYADEEFEAATEHARQIVNRLADQADPATRARMSTAFTTASTWEWMFWDAAWRVETWPFGAAPAPVTEPAK, encoded by the coding sequence ATGACCACGACGTTCTGCGACGAGCTGTGGACCGCCACGGCCGAGATACGTTCGGCCATCGACAAGCTGCCGTTTCTCACCGGCCTCGGCGACGGCACCCTGGACCGGGAGAAGTTCGTCTACTACCTGGCCCAGGACGCCCTCTACCTGCGCGACTACGCCCGTGCGCTGGCCAGCGCCGCCGCGAAAGCGGACCGGCCGCAGGACATCGCGTTCTTCGCGAAGTCCGCCCACGACGCCGTTGTCGTCGAAAGCTCCCTGCACCAGAGCAACGTCGTCGACGTCGATGCCTGGGCCCCCTCCCCCACCTGCACCGGATACACCTCCTACCTGCTCTCCGTGGCCCACACCCAGGGATACCCGGAGCTGGCCGCCGCGGTCCTGCCCTGCTTCTGGATCTACGCCGAGGTGGGCCGGGGGCTCCTCGAGCAGGCCGGCGACCTCGCTGCCCACCCCTACGGCGACTGGATCGCCACGTACGCCGACGAAGAGTTCGAAGCCGCCACCGAACACGCCCGGCAGATCGTCAACCGGCTCGCGGACCAGGCCGACCCGGCCACCCGCGCACGCATGAGTACGGCCTTCACCACGGCCTCCACCTGGGAGTGGATGTTCTGGGACGCCGCCTGGCGCGTGGAGACCTGGCCGTTCGGCGCCGCTCCTGCCCCGGTTACGGAGCCCGCAAAGTGA
- the thiE gene encoding thiamine phosphate synthase: MRPPLDLSLYLVTDTRLCGDRGVAATVAAAVKGGVTAVQLREPDADARTLCALGQAIQAELAGTGVPLIVNDRLDVAVRLDADGVHLGQRDLSPTTARRRLGPHAYIGLSVSRPGQLAHVPDAVDHLGVGPVFEQSTKPDADAPLGLGGLARIVQESPLPCVAIGGIGVSQAAAVKASGAAGIAVISAICGQPDPEASARSLIRTLRQEVPA, translated from the coding sequence ATGCGACCACCACTTGACCTCTCCCTGTATCTCGTCACCGACACCCGGCTCTGCGGCGACCGCGGTGTCGCGGCCACCGTGGCAGCCGCCGTCAAGGGCGGTGTGACCGCTGTCCAGTTGCGCGAGCCGGACGCGGACGCCCGCACGCTGTGCGCGCTCGGCCAGGCGATCCAGGCCGAACTCGCGGGCACCGGCGTCCCCTTGATCGTCAATGATCGTCTGGATGTGGCGGTCCGGCTGGACGCGGACGGCGTCCACCTGGGGCAGCGGGACCTCTCCCCCACGACCGCCCGACGCCGGCTCGGTCCCCACGCCTACATCGGCCTGTCCGTCAGCCGTCCCGGGCAGCTGGCGCACGTACCGGATGCCGTCGACCACCTCGGTGTCGGTCCGGTGTTCGAGCAGTCCACCAAGCCGGACGCGGACGCCCCGCTCGGTCTGGGCGGGCTGGCCCGGATCGTCCAGGAGAGCCCGCTGCCGTGCGTGGCCATCGGCGGGATCGGCGTTTCCCAGGCCGCCGCGGTCAAGGCGAGCGGTGCGGCCGGGATCGCTGTCATCAGCGCGATCTGCGGACAGCCCGACCCCGAGGCCTCAGCACGCTCCCTCATCCGCACCCTGCGCCAGGAGGTCCCCGCATGA